A single window of Paenibacillus sp. FSL H8-0537 DNA harbors:
- a CDS encoding YjzC family protein, whose protein sequence is MGEGTLFSAGDKAPNDGTYIEDGVNSFHQGIQNPQKVKLSKGQRFPDNSNHERKWKRMGH, encoded by the coding sequence ATGGGCGAAGGAACATTGTTTTCCGCTGGCGATAAGGCGCCGAATGATGGCACTTACATCGAGGATGGCGTCAATTCCTTTCATCAAGGCATTCAAAACCCGCAGAAGGTAAAGCTGAGCAAAGGCCAACGCTTCCCGGACAACTCGAACCACGAGCGCAAGTGGAAGCGAATGGGCCACTAA
- the rpsF gene encoding 30S ribosomal protein S6, whose translation MRKYEVMYIVRPDVEQEALQAVVEKFNGIISNGGEVTKQDVSGKRRLAYEINKIREGYYVLVHFNGTTEVVNELDRILKITDEIIRFLVVRDVA comes from the coding sequence ATGCGCAAATACGAAGTGATGTACATTGTTCGTCCTGATGTTGAGCAAGAAGCTCTTCAAGCTGTCGTTGAGAAATTTAATGGCATCATCTCCAATGGTGGAGAAGTTACGAAACAAGATGTTAGCGGTAAACGCCGTCTTGCGTATGAGATCAACAAGATTCGTGAGGGATACTACGTTCTGGTTCATTTCAACGGAACTACGGAAGTCGTTAACGAACTTGACCGTATCCTGAAGATTACGGATGAAATTATCCGCTTCTTGGTCGTCAGAGACGTAGCTTAG